The genomic region CTCGGCGGCCTTGCCAAGATCGTAGGGCGGCTTTTCCAGACCGGCCGGGGATCGGGTAAAGATTTCAAACCCGTCATCCGTCACGCCGAGCGAATGTTCAAACTGTGCAGACAGTTTGCGGTCTCGCGTCACCGCTGTCCAGCCATCGGGCAAAATTTTACACGCATAGGTTCCCTGATTGATCATCGGCTCAATCGTAAAAATCATGCCGGGCTCAAGCACCAGACCTTCGCCCGGCTTGCCGTAATGAAGGATATTTGGCGCATCATGGAACACCTGACCAAGCCCGTGACCGCAGAAATCACGCACGACTGAAAAACGCTCGCTCTCGGCATAGGACTGGATGGCATGGCCGATATCGCCAAGGGTTGCCCCCGGTTTGACGGCATTGATCCCACGCCAGAGCGCCTCATAGGTCACATCGACAAGACGCTGCGCCATGACCTTGGGCGTGCCGGCAATATACATGCGCGATGTATCGCCATACCAGCCATCAAGGATGACGGTGACATCAATATTCATGATGTCGCCATTGGCGAGTTTCTTGTCGCCGGGAATACCGTGGCAGACCACATGGTTGATCGACGTGCAGGTGGATTTCGGGAAACCGCGATAGCCAAGGCAGGCCGAAATCGCATTGTGATCGCGGATATATTCATCACACAGGCGATCCAACTCACCGGTGGTGACACCCGGAACCACATGCGGGGTAATCATATCAAGCACTTCTGCTGCCAGCTTGCCTGCGGCGCGCATGCCTTCAAATGCTTCGGGGCCGTGAATTTTGACTGTTCCGTTCGCCACCCGAAAATCTCCTTAAACTCGGCTGTATCAATGTCTGTTTTATAGCCCAATGACATAAAGCCAGACGCCATGATTGGCAAGGATTGGCTGATATGCAGGGACTTGGGGCCTTGATCCTATAACCCGAGAATAGGCAAGGATGACCGCACCGTTACCGCACGGGTATCAATCGAACAGTCATAGGCAATGGCTTCGACCCCGTTTGTTCGTGCGGCCTTGAACCGTTCGCCATAATGCGGATCGATGTCAGTGGCGAGTGTAAACCGATCACAATCGGTGCGCTGGATCAGATAGAACATCACCGCCCGGTGACCTTCGGCAACCATGTCGGTCATTTCATCCAGATGCTTTGCCCCGCGTGCAGTCACGGCATCGGGGAACTCAGCCAAACCCGGAACGTCATCATCCCGTTTGAGGTGAACGTTTTTCACCTCGACATAACAAAGGCCCTTGTCTGGATCGGAAAGCAAAATGTCGATCCGCGAATTCTTGCCGTATTTGACTTCGCGCTTGAGGTTTTCATAGCCCGCAAGTTCCGGCACCTTGCCGGCAAGGATCGCTTCTTCAACAATCGCGTTGGGGTGGGCCGTATTGATGCCGATCCATGCATCACCAATCTGGCAAAGCTCCCAACTGTATTTCAGTTTGCGTTTCGGATTATCCGATTGCGACAACCAGACATCAATCCCGGGTTCTTTAAGCCCGATCATCCCGCCCGGATTGGCACAATGGGCCGTGATTACCTCACCATTATCAAGCTCGACATCGGCGAGAAACCGTTTGTAGCGTTTGATCAGCTTGCCGTGGATCAGGGGGTGGGGGAGCTGCATGTCAAATCTTTCCTGACAGAAATTGTCATGTGATGGGCGGTATCAGACTGCCAATTTCGCGGCAAACAGGTCATACATCAACCCTTTGAAGCCCAGACCCTAAAACGGAGCGATCATGCGTCAAAGCCTGCGCGAGAAAATTATTGCTGTGTGTGACAAGAAAATCGCGCAAAAGGGGCCGGATGTCGGTCTGTCATTCTACGCGTTTTTTGCCAATCGCAATGATGATCCGGACACATTGATGGAAGCCGCGACATGGTGGATCAAAACCCACGAGCTTGATCACTTTGAAAAGGCGACCAAGATCCGTGAGATGGTTTCATCCGGGAAGTGATACCGACTTTGATCCGGCCTTACTGCTTTTTCGCGTCATCACCCAGAAAATCAACAAGGCTGACCTGACCCGTTCCACGGCGCAGCGGTTTGGGCTGACTTTCATCGGGGGCCCAGGCGGTCAGATAAATCACCTGAAACTTGGCATGGATGCGGCCATCAGTACGCGCATGGCGTTCGTGATAAATTGCCGCGGCACGCGCAAGGGTGCTGCGTTTGGTGAACTTTTTGGATCGTTTGGCAATCAGGTTGCTTTCACCCATCCCCGAAAGATCACGCATCAGTTTCAGCGCATCAGGATAGTCGATATAGATGTCATCAGCATCGACCACCGGCAGGGCAAAGCCACTGCGTTGCAAAAGCGCCCCGGCATCCTTCACGTCAACAAAGGGGGAAACACGCGGTGATACGCCACCCTCTTCCTCGGCCTCCGCCGTCATCAGGGCTTCGCGCAAGTCCTTAAGCGTCTCGCCACCCAGCAAGCAGGCCAGAAACAACCCGTCGGGCTTAAGGGCGCGGCGTGCCTGCAACAGCATGCCGGGCAGATCATTGACCCAGTGAAGCGACAGGTTGGACAGGATCAGATCAAGCGATCCTTCGGCAAAGGGCAGGAATTCCTCATCCGCGACCAGCGTGCCTTTGCCGTTGTTGGCCTGTGCAGCCTTGGCATAGCCCCGCGAAATATCGGACTGATAAAGCGTTTCGATGCCGCCGCGTGTGCCAATGATTTGGCCCAATTCACCGCTATGGCAGCCAAGATCAACCGCCAGCGGGAATGTGCGCGTGGTGTCATCAAGGCGATCAGCCAGCCGTTCGGCCGTTTCAGCAAACAGGAAGTTGAAGTCCTGCGCCTTGGTCGCCGCGCGGTCGCGGCGCAGTTTCAGGGTGTCTCGATCAAAGACGGTGATCGGATCGGCCATGGGGCGGGAAGCTCCGGCTAAAATCGTTGTAAAAGTTACGACCTAGATAGAGCTTTGATCCCGCCCTTGCAATCGAAGAACCAGAAATCCATTCAGCCTATATCGACAGAACCAGTGGCGTTGGCTCGCCATCTTCCGGTTCGGCAGGGACAGCACAACAGATCAACGCTTCGTCTGCGCCGACTTTTGCACTGGGCCGGTTGTTATAGGTCACACTGCCCTGGGTGATTTTGGTGCGGCATGTGCCGCAATTCCCACCCCGGCAACTGGCCTCTGGCGCAAGGCCTGCGTCCTCCGCCAGTTCCAGCAACGTCTTGTTTGCATCCGGTTGCCAGACGGCCGACTGGTTTGATTGGGCGAACTCGACCTTTGTGGGCTTGCTGCTTGCGCGGGGCAATTCGGGAACGTCGTCATCGTTATCCCGACTGCGGGTTAATGACGCGGGGCCAAATGCCTCTGCGGGAATGCGCTTGTCGGCGATGTTAAGCCCGCGCAATCCGTCATAAAGGCCTTGCATGAAGGGCGGTGGACCGCACAGGTAAAAGTCAAAATCATCAAACGGCAAAACGGCCCGCAACAAGTTCATGTCGATATAACCCGATGCCTCGTAATCCTTGCGCGGTGTCGCGCCATCGGGATCACCAAGAACCCGGATGATACGGATGTTACCCTGGGCGGCTTTGACCAGTTCGACAATTTCCGCATCAAAGGCACGGTCAGACATGCTCCGCGCTGCATAAAACAGCCAGATCTGGCGGAAATTGCGTGTGCGCAATCCCTCGTAAACCGCATGGCGCATCATCGACATCATGGGCGTGATGCCAATCCCGCCTGCCATCAAAACCATCGGCCGTTTGATGTTGGGCTGAAGGGAAAAATCACCAGCAGGGGCGCGTGCCTCAAGGGTGTCGCCAACTTTCAGGTTATCATGAAGATGGCCGGATACTGCGCCTTCGCGTTTGACACTGATCCGATAGTGCGCATCTGACGGTGCACTGGAAAGTGTATAGGTTCGGATAA from Thalassospira indica harbors:
- the map gene encoding type I methionyl aminopeptidase — its product is MANGTVKIHGPEAFEGMRAAGKLAAEVLDMITPHVVPGVTTGELDRLCDEYIRDHNAISACLGYRGFPKSTCTSINHVVCHGIPGDKKLANGDIMNIDVTVILDGWYGDTSRMYIAGTPKVMAQRLVDVTYEALWRGINAVKPGATLGDIGHAIQSYAESERFSVVRDFCGHGLGQVFHDAPNILHYGKPGEGLVLEPGMIFTIEPMINQGTYACKILPDGWTAVTRDRKLSAQFEHSLGVTDDGFEIFTRSPAGLEKPPYDLGKAAE
- the sfsA gene encoding DNA/RNA nuclease SfsA; translated protein: MQLPHPLIHGKLIKRYKRFLADVELDNGEVITAHCANPGGMIGLKEPGIDVWLSQSDNPKRKLKYSWELCQIGDAWIGINTAHPNAIVEEAILAGKVPELAGYENLKREVKYGKNSRIDILLSDPDKGLCYVEVKNVHLKRDDDVPGLAEFPDAVTARGAKHLDEMTDMVAEGHRAVMFYLIQRTDCDRFTLATDIDPHYGERFKAARTNGVEAIAYDCSIDTRAVTVRSSLPILGL
- a CDS encoding DUF6500 family protein: MRQSLREKIIAVCDKKIAQKGPDVGLSFYAFFANRNDDPDTLMEAATWWIKTHELDHFEKATKIREMVSSGK
- a CDS encoding methyltransferase domain-containing protein; this encodes MADPITVFDRDTLKLRRDRAATKAQDFNFLFAETAERLADRLDDTTRTFPLAVDLGCHSGELGQIIGTRGGIETLYQSDISRGYAKAAQANNGKGTLVADEEFLPFAEGSLDLILSNLSLHWVNDLPGMLLQARRALKPDGLFLACLLGGETLKDLREALMTAEAEEEGGVSPRVSPFVDVKDAGALLQRSGFALPVVDADDIYIDYPDALKLMRDLSGMGESNLIAKRSKKFTKRSTLARAAAIYHERHARTDGRIHAKFQVIYLTAWAPDESQPKPLRRGTGQVSLVDFLGDDAKKQ